Proteins found in one Cervus canadensis isolate Bull #8, Minnesota chromosome 24, ASM1932006v1, whole genome shotgun sequence genomic segment:
- the ZBTB8OS gene encoding protein archease isoform X3: protein MAMFGYMTDTGTVEPLQTIEVETQGDDLQSLLFHFLDEWLYKFSADEFFIPREVKVLNIDQRNFKIRSIGWGEEFSLSKHPQGTEVKAITYSAMQVYNEEKPEVFVIIDI, encoded by the exons ATGGCCATGTTTGGTTACATGACAGATACTGGGACTGTGGAGCCCCTGCAAACAATAGAAGTAGAAACCCAAG GCGATGACTTACAGtctcttctgtttcactttttggATGAGTGGCTTTATAAATTCAGTGCTGATGAATTCTTCATACCCCGG gaaGTCAAAGTACTTAATATTGaccaaagaaatttcaaaatacgGTCAATTGG GTGGGGAGAAGAATTCTCATTGTCCAAGCACCCTCAG GGAACTGAAGTCAAAGCAATAACGTACTCAGCAATGCAGGTCTATAATGAAGAGAAGCCAGAAGTTTTTGTGATCATTGACATttaa